The nucleotide window ACATGTTAAGTACTGCTTAGTAATTTGTTAGAATTCATTCAAGTGGGCATTGGAGATGGACTATGCGGTTGTTCCTGTGAATTCTCGAGTTAGTTTGAAACGAGTTGGCCTGAAATGTGGGATTGGTCACTATTCAATTATGAATTCATCTTCAATTCACTTAGGTTGTTCAATCAAGTGTAATTGCAAAACTCGATCTTGTCTTCTATGGAGAGGAGATTTTATTGTGGGAAGAAACATGTTCTCTTTAAAGTGTCAAGCACTGCCTGGAATTGTTTACATTGACAGAGTTAATGAAGTTGACCGAGATGAGTGGAGCTCAGAAAGTACGGTAGTAGGtgctaataaaaaattcaaagggaAGATGATTACAAGAAAGCCTCAAAATTCTTCATTATTATCTTCAGATGGGCCCTttgttgaaaatgatgaagaaacCAACAACAAAATCCTACATAATTTATGCATCAGTGGGAAGTTAACCGAGGCAACAAGGTTGATTAATGTAATGGCCCGTCGTAATCAAATTCCGGACTTTCCTTCTTGCAGAAATTTAATCCGTGGTCTTGTTAAAGTTGATCAGATAGATAAAGCTTGGAAGGTCCTTGAAATCATGGTCATGTCTGGTGGGGTTCCAGATAATATTACATACAACATGATGATTGGTGGGCTCTGCAGGAGAGGATGTATAAAATCTGCCATTAGTCTCTTAGACGAAATGAGCTTGAGTGGTTGTGCACCAGATGTGATTAGTTATAACACGATACTTCGCAGCATGTTTGGTAATGGTAAATGTGAGCAGGCTATCAAGTTTTGGAAAATTCAGCTGAGAAAGGGATGTCCTCCGTTTGTGATTACATACACTGTTCTCATAGAGTTAGTCTGCAAGTACTGTGGAACAGAACGTGCAATGGAAGTATTGGAAGATATGACTACTGAGGGCTGTTACCCTGATATTGTTACCTACAATTCGcttattaatttcaattgtaGACAAGGGAAATATGAGGATACAGCTATGGTCATTTACAATATATTTTCTCATGGATTGGAGCCAAATGCTGTAACTTACAACACACTCCTCCATTCTCTCAGTAGCCGTGGGTGTTGGGATGAAGTAGATAAGATTCTTTCAATCATGAATGAAACCTCTCATCATCCAACGCTGATCACTTATAACATTTTGATTAATGGTTTGTGTAAACATAGGCTTCTGTATCCTGCCATCAACTTTTATAATCAAATGGTTTCTGGGAATTTATTGCCTGATATTGTGACTTATAATACTCTCCTAGTTGCTCTATGTAAAGAGGGAATGGTAGATGAAGCTCTTCAATTACTGCACTTGTTGAACGGTAGTAATTGTTCGCCTTGTTTGATCAGCTATAATACTGTGATTGATGGATTGGCTAAAAAGGGATCTATGGAGAAAGCAATGGGATTATATGGTCAAATGACGGAGAATGGGATCATTCCTGACGATATTACTCATCATTCTTTGATTTGGGGGTTTTGCCAGGCAGATCTAGTTGAGGAAGCAGTAGAGGTACTGAGGGATATGAGTAAAAGAGGCCATAGGATCAGAATTAGTGATTACAAGATGATCATCCATAGATTATGTAGAAGTCAGAATCTGGAATTAGCAATACAAGTTCTAGAATTAATGATCTCACGTCGGCCCAAGCCAGATGAAGCAACTTATTCCAACATACTTAAAAGTGCAGCAGAAGCTGGACTGGCAGAAGAGGCAAACAAGTTGTGTCGAAAGTTGATAGAATGGAAGGTTCTTAAAGAAGGTACCACACTGGATTGAACAAGTGTTTAAGCTAACTGCAACCTTATTAGATGCTTTCTGGAATCTTGATGATAGTGTTTTGCCAAAAGGTTTACAAAATATATAGTTTGCTTTTCCCCGTCTTTGTTCAATTTTTGTGTATTCATCCATTTGCAATTGCATTTGTTCCATCTGCAGAAGCAGCAACTCCCACAAAATCCATAATATAGTCATTCTTTTGTCAGGAATATGATATTAGCTGCTTTGAATTTCTGCCACATGGAGAAATACATTCCATTTAAATGACTTGAACATGTTCAACCTGTTATCTTAAAGTTGCATCCTGTCATTATGAGCTAAATTTCTAATGATGAGAGAGAATTTTTTTGGACTCAACACCTTATGTACTTGAAATTAGACTGAAAATGTGTAGTGAGTAAAAGAACAAATGTTTCTGTTCTTTTAGAGTTGCATAGTTTCCATTCCATTACATGCTTACATAAGAAGAAATTATATCAAAAGCAAATGCTGAAGCCTCATACTTACATTATAACTCTGAATTGGACATAAATTACTGTCAAAATATACTAGGAAGTACCATATTGCTACTCTGCTGTGCTGTTCTGCAAGGCCAGTGATCCTTGCCATTAGTataaccaaaaacaaaatttacagaATGAAATCTGTCCACAGATAAATGAATGATCTACTCAACCTCTTCAGATGAACCTCataatttctttcttcaaaCCAACACCCTATTATCTGCACTTCCATTAAATCGTTTGCAATTCCTTGGAATCGATTTCAGTGGCCAATGAGCGATTCAAGATCTCTGTTAATTGAGACAACCATATTTACCTTCTGCATCTTTGTTGTCAGAATCTTCTTTGCCTGAATGCTGAAATAGAAGATATGAGAATAAAACAAGACACAGCAGTAATATATCCCAAACATTCAATTCCAAAGATATGTGAAGAAGAACAACAGAAACCTGTTCTTGGAATCTGATTTAAGTGATTTCATTGTATACGTCAAATAAAGGAAATCTTTTGTTTAATCGTTTGAAAGAATCTTCAGAAACAGCATCCATAATAAAAAGGGAGTTGGCTAACTCCATAGCTTCAGCTCACCATCCAGCAAAGCCAACCCCTTCTGTTAATAATACGTAAGTGGTTTCATTTGGCCTGCATCCCTTCTCCAACATTGCTGCTAATATTTCAATGGCATCATCGATTCTGCATGCTTTGCAAAATCCAAGAAGGAcaatattttaagtaataacCGATGGCTGGAACCTCGTGCTTTCCATGTCCACCAACAACCCAACAGTTTCATGAACCAATCCTTCTCTGCACAAACATGATATAAGTGAATTCTAAGTAATACTTCAGGTTTGGTCCCTTTGCTTGGCATCTCTGATATCATTCCTAACGCCCTAATCTTATGCCCAGAGTTCCACAGTGCACTGAATATTGAGTTGTATGAATTCACATTCCGAGGACAACCCACTTCACTCAACTTCTCAGAGATTTCCAAAGCCTGATCAGCATTGCCATGCTTACAGAGAGTGGCCAAAATTGTTTTACAGTTAACAATATCTGGCAAGCAACCATCAGAAATCATATAATTCTAAGTATTCAATTGCCAGATCCAATCTCCCCTCTTTGCATTATGCGGCAATTAATGGATCATAACTGTACACATCCGGAATCACTCCCTTTTCCTTTACAACCTTCAATACATTCGCTGCCTCCTCAACTCTGCCATCACAACAAAGTGAGCTAATTAAAATGCTATATGTAACAACATTTGGCTCACAACCAGTGGAAATCATTTCGCACATCAGCTTCTCTCCAGCATCCCATTTCCCATCATTCAAAAGTGCACGCAACAGTATATTGTATGATATCACATGTGGCTGACAATCTCTGGATTTTAGGCTCCTAATAAGCTCATTAGCTTGATCTACCATGCCTTTCTTGCACATTCCCCGAATAATTgcattatatgtaaatatatctGGCTTCAGCCCTCTAGATAGCATCTCATCCAAAAGCTCCATAGCTTTATCATTCTCACCTTTAAGCATGAGGGCTTGTACTAAAATTGTGTAGGTAACAAAAGATGGCTTGCAATTATCCCTCAGTAATTGATTAAAAACCCTGAAGGCAGA belongs to Mangifera indica cultivar Alphonso chromosome 2, CATAS_Mindica_2.1, whole genome shotgun sequence and includes:
- the LOC123209205 gene encoding pentatricopeptide repeat-containing protein At1g08610-like gives rise to the protein MDYAVVPVNSRVSLKRVGLKCGIGHYSIMNSSSIHLGCSIKCNCKTRSCLLWRGDFIVGRNMFSLKCQALPGIVYIDRVNEVDRDEWSSESTVVGANKKFKGKMITRKPQNSSLLSSDGPFVENDEETNNKILHNLCISGKLTEATRLINVMARRNQIPDFPSCRNLIRGLVKVDQIDKAWKVLEIMVMSGGVPDNITYNMMIGGLCRRGCIKSAISLLDEMSLSGCAPDVISYNTILRSMFGNGKCEQAIKFWKIQLRKGCPPFVITYTVLIELVCKYCGTERAMEVLEDMTTEGCYPDIVTYNSLINFNCRQGKYEDTAMVIYNIFSHGLEPNAVTYNTLLHSLSSRGCWDEVDKILSIMNETSHHPTLITYNILINGLCKHRLLYPAINFYNQMVSGNLLPDIVTYNTLLVALCKEGMVDEALQLLHLLNGSNCSPCLISYNTVIDGLAKKGSMEKAMGLYGQMTENGIIPDDITHHSLIWGFCQADLVEEAVEVLRDMSKRGHRIRISDYKMIIHRLCRSQNLELAIQVLELMISRRPKPDEATYSNILKSAAEAGLAEEANKLCRKLIEWKVLKEGTTLD